The following proteins are co-located in the Halictus rubicundus isolate RS-2024b chromosome 1, iyHalRubi1_principal, whole genome shotgun sequence genome:
- the Spds gene encoding spermidine Synthase isoform X3, whose protein sequence is MDTVKPGWFSEINDLWPGVSLSLEVVKTLHRERSPYQDVMVLETKSHGRALILDGIIQCTEKDEFSYQEAIAFLPLCSHPNPKNVLIVGGGDGGVAREVAKHPQVEKIVQVEIDETVLEVSKKYLPVMGAGLTHPKVTLVVGDGFEFLKKRQQEFDVIITDSSDPVGPAECLFHESYFSLMKTALKPGGIVCSQAGTAWANLEHVTQTLQHCGTVFPVASYGTVAVPTYPTGQIGFVLGSLSSDTNFKEPRKVFSDNELDQMSLKYYDADVHRAAFVLPRFIRKTLHQTNNKKTNHFEILS, encoded by the exons ATGGACACGGTGAAACCTGGCTGGTTCAGTGAAATCAATGATCTGTGGCCAGGTGTCTCGTTGTCCCTCGAGGTTGTCAAAACACTGCACCGGGAGCGGTCACCGTATCAAGACGTAATGGTGCTCGAAAC gAAATCACACGGAAGGGCCTTAATCTTAGATGGCATCATTCAATGCACAGAAAAAGATGAATTTTCATACCAGGAGGCAATTGCTTTTCTACCACTATGCAGTCATCCAAATCCAAAAAAT GTTTTAATCGTCGGGGGTGGAGATGGAGGGGTTGCTCGAGAGGTGGCGAAGCACCCTCAAGTAGAAAAAATCGTGCAAGTCGAAATCGACGAAACAGTGTTAGAAGTTTCGAAAAAGTACTTACCTGTGATGGGCGCTGGCCTTACTCACCCCAAAGTTACCCTTGTCGTGGGCGACGGttttgaatttttgaagaagCGTCAACAAGAATTCGACGTTATTATCACAGACAGCAGTGATCCCGTTG GTCCAGCAGAGTGTCTGTTCCACGAATCGTATTTCAGTTTAATGAAAACTGCATTGAAACCCGGTGGAATCGTTTGTAGCCAAGCGGGAACAGCATGGGCCAATTTGGAACACGTGACACAAACACTGCAGCATTGTGGGACAGTATTTCCGGTTGCATCTTATGGAACCGTAGCTGTACCAACGTATCCTACGGGGCAGATTGGTTTTGTACTTGGTAGTTTAAGTTCT GATACGAACTTCAAAGAGCCGAGGAAAGTTTTTAGCGATAATGAACTCGACCAGATGAGCCTCAAATACTATGATGCCGACGTACATCGAGCTGCCTTCGTTTTACCAAGATTTATAAGGAAAACGTTACATCAGacaaacaataaaaaaacaaaTCATTTTGAGATTTTATCATGA
- the Spds gene encoding spermidine Synthase isoform X1 codes for MFDRIKKFAFLFYSSTINRPIQSLLSVEYPRRRLRQRTDTWKMDTVKPGWFSEINDLWPGVSLSLEVVKTLHRERSPYQDVMVLETKSHGRALILDGIIQCTEKDEFSYQEAIAFLPLCSHPNPKNVLIVGGGDGGVAREVAKHPQVEKIVQVEIDETVLEVSKKYLPVMGAGLTHPKVTLVVGDGFEFLKKRQQEFDVIITDSSDPVGPAECLFHESYFSLMKTALKPGGIVCSQAGTAWANLEHVTQTLQHCGTVFPVASYGTVAVPTYPTGQIGFVLGSLSSDTNFKEPRKVFSDNELDQMSLKYYDADVHRAAFVLPRFIRKTLHQTNNKKTNHFEILS; via the exons ATGTttgaccgcataaaaaagttcgCGTTTTTATTTTACTCATCCACGATTAACCGACCGATACAGTCTCTACTTTCAGTTGAATATCCCAGAAGGAGGTTGCGACAACGCACCGACACGTGGAAGATGGACACGGTGAAACCTGGCTGGTTCAGTGAAATCAATGATCTGTGGCCAGGTGTCTCGTTGTCCCTCGAGGTTGTCAAAACACTGCACCGGGAGCGGTCACCGTATCAAGACGTAATGGTGCTCGAAAC gAAATCACACGGAAGGGCCTTAATCTTAGATGGCATCATTCAATGCACAGAAAAAGATGAATTTTCATACCAGGAGGCAATTGCTTTTCTACCACTATGCAGTCATCCAAATCCAAAAAAT GTTTTAATCGTCGGGGGTGGAGATGGAGGGGTTGCTCGAGAGGTGGCGAAGCACCCTCAAGTAGAAAAAATCGTGCAAGTCGAAATCGACGAAACAGTGTTAGAAGTTTCGAAAAAGTACTTACCTGTGATGGGCGCTGGCCTTACTCACCCCAAAGTTACCCTTGTCGTGGGCGACGGttttgaatttttgaagaagCGTCAACAAGAATTCGACGTTATTATCACAGACAGCAGTGATCCCGTTG GTCCAGCAGAGTGTCTGTTCCACGAATCGTATTTCAGTTTAATGAAAACTGCATTGAAACCCGGTGGAATCGTTTGTAGCCAAGCGGGAACAGCATGGGCCAATTTGGAACACGTGACACAAACACTGCAGCATTGTGGGACAGTATTTCCGGTTGCATCTTATGGAACCGTAGCTGTACCAACGTATCCTACGGGGCAGATTGGTTTTGTACTTGGTAGTTTAAGTTCT GATACGAACTTCAAAGAGCCGAGGAAAGTTTTTAGCGATAATGAACTCGACCAGATGAGCCTCAAATACTATGATGCCGACGTACATCGAGCTGCCTTCGTTTTACCAAGATTTATAAGGAAAACGTTACATCAGacaaacaataaaaaaacaaaTCATTTTGAGATTTTATCATGA
- the Spds gene encoding spermidine Synthase isoform X2 produces MKYTGDRGRWGLPSFEYPRRRLRQRTDTWKMDTVKPGWFSEINDLWPGVSLSLEVVKTLHRERSPYQDVMVLETKSHGRALILDGIIQCTEKDEFSYQEAIAFLPLCSHPNPKNVLIVGGGDGGVAREVAKHPQVEKIVQVEIDETVLEVSKKYLPVMGAGLTHPKVTLVVGDGFEFLKKRQQEFDVIITDSSDPVGPAECLFHESYFSLMKTALKPGGIVCSQAGTAWANLEHVTQTLQHCGTVFPVASYGTVAVPTYPTGQIGFVLGSLSSDTNFKEPRKVFSDNELDQMSLKYYDADVHRAAFVLPRFIRKTLHQTNNKKTNHFEILS; encoded by the exons atgaagtATACGGGGGACAGAGGCCGATGGGGGCTGCCATCCT TTGAATATCCCAGAAGGAGGTTGCGACAACGCACCGACACGTGGAAGATGGACACGGTGAAACCTGGCTGGTTCAGTGAAATCAATGATCTGTGGCCAGGTGTCTCGTTGTCCCTCGAGGTTGTCAAAACACTGCACCGGGAGCGGTCACCGTATCAAGACGTAATGGTGCTCGAAAC gAAATCACACGGAAGGGCCTTAATCTTAGATGGCATCATTCAATGCACAGAAAAAGATGAATTTTCATACCAGGAGGCAATTGCTTTTCTACCACTATGCAGTCATCCAAATCCAAAAAAT GTTTTAATCGTCGGGGGTGGAGATGGAGGGGTTGCTCGAGAGGTGGCGAAGCACCCTCAAGTAGAAAAAATCGTGCAAGTCGAAATCGACGAAACAGTGTTAGAAGTTTCGAAAAAGTACTTACCTGTGATGGGCGCTGGCCTTACTCACCCCAAAGTTACCCTTGTCGTGGGCGACGGttttgaatttttgaagaagCGTCAACAAGAATTCGACGTTATTATCACAGACAGCAGTGATCCCGTTG GTCCAGCAGAGTGTCTGTTCCACGAATCGTATTTCAGTTTAATGAAAACTGCATTGAAACCCGGTGGAATCGTTTGTAGCCAAGCGGGAACAGCATGGGCCAATTTGGAACACGTGACACAAACACTGCAGCATTGTGGGACAGTATTTCCGGTTGCATCTTATGGAACCGTAGCTGTACCAACGTATCCTACGGGGCAGATTGGTTTTGTACTTGGTAGTTTAAGTTCT GATACGAACTTCAAAGAGCCGAGGAAAGTTTTTAGCGATAATGAACTCGACCAGATGAGCCTCAAATACTATGATGCCGACGTACATCGAGCTGCCTTCGTTTTACCAAGATTTATAAGGAAAACGTTACATCAGacaaacaataaaaaaacaaaTCATTTTGAGATTTTATCATGA